A region of the bacterium genome:
TTGTCACATTCATGCAAATCAGTTTTACCGGAAGACAGCGGATGTTCAGACATAACATGGAATGAGACTGCACATATCCGATTCGCGAAAGAAAAAGCATTCCTCTTGGTTATTTGGGCCTGCGAATCGGAGTAGGCAGAAGTTCCTTGCCGGAGCTGTACGTATCGGCACGGTGGCACTCGATGCAGGCTTGAGTGAATCCGTGAGTGCGAGTCTCCTGCTCATGGCACTTCACACAAAGCTGGCGTTCAGTAGTGCCGGAGTTAAAGGGATTCGGCAATGGAAAAGAACCCGAAGGAAAGCCATCCTGCAGAAGGTTGACGACGCGAAAGTCCCAACGCCCCAGGTCTACGGCACTGGAGCCGTGTGCGCGATGGCAGGAAATGCACGTGATTTCGCTGCGATGATCTGGTCCGTTGGTGCTGTTTATCGTGACATCGCTGCTTTCAAATGGAACTTGCGGCAAGTAGGCAGTTAGGGGATTTCCCCCTGTGGGATCAGCGGTTCCATTGTAGTGCTCATATGATGCGCGCGTGCCTCCACTCAATGGACCACGCACAGGGTGCTGGAAACCAGTCTTGGTTTCTTCGTGATAGAGTCCATGGCAGTTGCGACACCAGTTTGTCCAACCGGACTTGTAGGCAGTATGCAGCGATTGTGATTCAGCGGCGCCTTGCAACGGAATACCGTCTGCAACAGGGGCGGGGAAACTAAAGACAAAGTCACCGGCAGGGATGCGGCCCACTCCATGAAGCAAACGGAAGTTTTCGTTGCCGTGGGGATCGTGACAACTTGTGCAACCGAGGGAAGCGGAAGGGTAGGAACCGCCGGGCGAGAGCTGATGCACAGGATCGCGCGTGGAGTTTTGCGACGGAGCGTCACAGTTGTGCACGCCGTGACTGCCGGAGAGCGGAAACATCGCACCGTTCGGTGCATCGTTGATGTTTGGAGCACCCGTGAAGATGAAGTTTCCGCCGCCGCGCTCGGGAGAGGGGTGCATGAGATTGTCGGCCCAAACAGCACCGTTGCCCGCAGCGTGACAACTCAGACACATGTCGGAGGGAGAGTTAGCTCTCAGTAAATAGTTGTTCTCGTACGTGGGCATGACGGGGAAACCGTCCGCGAGCGTGTGCATGGCATGACAGACTGAGCAGGAACCGACGCCGCCGGAATGCACCGCCTGCGCTTGCGCGCTTGACGAAATGAGCGTCGCGAGAAGTAGAGATTTGAATATATTCATGAGTATTGGGGCTATCCTTCAGCCGCCGCACTTGTGAACTTGTAGCCCGCCGCGTACACGGTATGAAGATGGCGGGGATTGCGCGCGTCATCTTCGAACAATTTGCGCAGGCGGACGATCAAGTTGTCAATCGTGCGAGTGGACGGATAGCGGTCATATCCCCAGACAGTTTCGATTATCTCGTCGCGCGTGACGACGTTGCCTTCACGCTCGGCGAGCAGTTTCAGGAGCATACACTCTTTTTGCGTCAGGGCGACGGGGCCGGCGGGAGTTTCCGCGGAATAGGCTTCGAGATTGACAACCGACGATCCGATTTTGAGCAACGCGCCGCGCTCGGGAATCTGACGATACCATTCATTGCGGCGGAAGATGGCGCGGACGCGTTGAATCAACTCGCGGATGCTGAACGGTTTGGTGATGTAGTCGTCGCCACCAAGCTCAAGGCCACGGACGCGAGCATCATCACTATCGCGGGCGGTCAGAAAGAGGATCGGAACATGATTCCCTTTCGCTCTGACACGTTCGCAGACGTCAAATCCGCTGGCGCCGGGCAGCATGACGTCCAGCAATACTAAGTCGTGCTTTCCGCTCAGAATTTCCGAGATTGCCGTGATACCATCGGCGACATGGGCCGTTTCAAAGCCCTCGGCTTCAAGATTCAGTTTGAGCCCCGCGGCAATGTGGGCTTCATCCTCGACAATCAGGATGCGATCAGACATGCAGTTCGTCCTGTGCGGCGGGGATGGTTACAACAAACTGTGAGCCTTTGCCCTTGCCCGCGCTGTGCGCACTGACGGATCCGCCCATTGCCTGCACAATCTCCTTGACTAAGTAGAGTCCGAGACCGACGCCTTGATTGGCGCGGGTATCTTCATTGCCGATGCGGTAGAAGCGTTCAAAGATGCGTTTTGTTTCATCGGGTTCGAATCCCTGTCCTTCGTCGGTGACGGTCAATTCGATTTTCCCGTCGCGGCGGGCGAGGTAGACGTCGATCATGCCGCCGGCGGGAGAATACTTGACGGCGTTATCAACAAGATTCTTAACAACGAGCTGCCAGCGGCGCGGGTCGGCCATAGCCATGAGTCCGTACTCGGTGTCGACGTTTAGTCGATGCTTGCCTGAAAACTGAATTCGATCCTTCAACTCATTGACCGCGCGCACGGTTTCCTCGCTGATGTCCACGCGTTCGAGGGGCAATGCGGCGCCGGGAGTCAGCACGCGCTGCGCCTGCAAGAGCCGATCGATCAGGTCGTTCAAACGATTCAGATCCAGCGACATCACGGCAAGCAGCTCGGCCCGTTTTTCTTTTGGCAACTCACGGTCACGGAGTGTATCAAGATACATGCGAAGCGAGGTGATCGGGGTCTTCAGCTCGTGCGACGTTGCAGACAGGAACACGGATTGGCGATGCTCGATATCAAGTTCTTCGCGAAGCGTGCGAAACATATAGAGCACCGCGACGAGCACGAGCAGGCCGAAGAAGGCTCCTTCCGAGATAAACATGCGCATCCGCCTATGGACGAACTCCCGAAGGTCGGCGCGCGCGGAGGGTTTCACTTCGATAGCTCCGGCAGGAGTGATCTCAAGATCGCGGAAGGTTGTCGCAAGCCAAGCATCAAACTCCGAACCCAGAGTATTACGCTGCATGTAGGCGACGACGATTTGCTGCTGCCAATAGCCATTTTGCGTTTCGATGAGCCGGCGGCCTTCATTGTATTGGAAGACGGCCCACCATGCGAGCTGCGCGAGTGCAAAGAACGAGATGAGCGCAAACACGACGAAGTGCCGCCGGAAGGGCAGCTTGGGTTGTCGCCAGGCAGTGCGCAGCCATCCGAGCATTTTGTTGATTGAGAACCCTGATGTTTATGTGACTGTCAGCGCATCACGCGCGGCTTGAATCGTGCGCTCGATGATTTGGTCATCATGCGCAAGGGAGACAAACCAGCATTCGTATCCCGACGGCGGAAGATGTACGCCGTGATCCAGCATTGCGTGGAAGAATTTGCGGAAGCGTACATGGTCCGCCCGCTGCGCATCCGCGTAGTTTTGAATCTTATGATCTGCGAAGAACAGCGTCAGCATGGAGCCGACGCGCTGCACGAGGGCGGGAACATGTGCGTCGGCACAAACTTTGAGCAGTCCCGCTTCAAGTTTTGCGGAACGCTCTTCGAGCAAGTCGTATACACCGGCATCGAGTTGCGCAAGAGTGGCGAGTCCCGCAGACATGGCAAGCGGATTTCCGGACAGCGTGCCCGCTTGATAGACTGTTCCTTGCGGCGCGACGTGCGACATCAAATCAGAACGTCCGCCGTAAGCTCCGACTGGCAGCCCGCCACCGATCACTTTGCCAAAAGTTGCGAGATCCGGCATGACACCATATCGCTCGATGGCACCGCCGCGCGCAACGCGGAAGCCGGTCATGACTTCATCATAGATCAGCAACGCGCCGAACTCATCACAGAGAGTACGCAGACCTTCGAGGAATCCCGATGCGGGCGGAATACAGCCGACGTTTCCGGCAACGGGTTCGACGATGACGGCCGCAATTTCACGGGGTTCAGCGTCAAAGATCGCTCGCACAGATGCGAGGTCGTTGTAGATTGCGCAGCGTGTATCCTGTGCGGCGCCGCGGGTAACACCCGGTGAATCGGGCAGGCCGAAGGTAGCGGCCCCTGAGCCTGCCTGAACTAAAAAGGAATCGGCGTGGCCGTGATAGCCGCCGGAGAACTTTACAATCACATCGCGCTTCGTAACGGCACGAGCGAGACGGATTGCACTCATCGTCGCTTCGGTTCCGCTATTGACGAAGCGCACCATTTGGAGTCCGGGGACCCGCGCGGTGATTTCTTCCGCAAGCAGAACTTCCGGCGTCGAGGGGGCGCCATAGCTGAAAGCCTTGTCGACAGCACGATGAACCGCTTCGACGACGGGTCGCGCGCCGTGTCCCAGTATCATTGGTCCCCAGCTACCAATGTAATCAATATACTCATTTTCGTCAACGTCCACCAGCACCGCACCGCGGGCGGAGGCCATGACCGGCGGCTGCCCGCCGACGGATTTGAAAGCGCGCACGGGGGAATTCACACCGCCGGGCAGCACGCGCTGTGCGCGAGTGAACCACTCTTCAGATTGTTCAATGGAACGCGCGGATTCAGTCAGTATTGCATCATTCGGCATGACGACTCTCCGTGTTCAGCCATTCGGCGGCTTCAACCGCATAGTAGGTCAGAATAAAGTCTGCTCCGGCGCGTTTGAAAGCAAGCAGCGTCTCAAGAATGAGTCGTTTGCGATCCACCCAGCCGCGTTGCGCGGCGGCTTCGATCATGGCATACTCACCGGAAACATGATAGGCCGCAGTCGGGCGGCGGAATTTCTCCTTGATGGTGTGCAGGATATCGAGATAGGCGATACCGGGCTTCACCATCAGCATGTCCGCGCCTTCGGCGAGATCGAGTTCAGCCTCGCGCAGCGCTTCATCAGCGTTGGCGGGATCCATTTGATAACCGCGACGATCTCCGAACTGCGGAGCGGAATCCACCGCAACACGAAACGGTCCGTAGAAGGCGGAGGCATATTTGACGGCATAGGACAGAATGGGAATATGCGAGAATCCGTGTTCATCGAGAGAGTGGCGGATCGCACCGACGCGTCCGTCCATCATATCAGAGGGCGCAACCACATCGGCTCCGGCGCGCGCGTGACTAAGCGCAGTTTTTGCGAGCAACTCGAGCGTCGCATCGTTATCTACGTCGGTATCATGAATCGCTCCGCAGTGTCCGTGGTCTGTATACTCACACAGGCAGACGTCGGTAATGACAAGCAAATCAGGATAGGCCTGCTTGATGGCACGGACGGCGCGCTGCACTTCGGCGTTGTCATCAAATGCGGCGGAGCCGATTGCGTCCTTGTGTGTCGGCACACCGAACAGAATCACGCCGGGCACTCCGGCATGGTAACAGCGTCCGGCGATTTCGGTCACGCGATCGACGGACCAATGAAATTGTCCGGGCAAACTGCTGATTTCATGCTTGACATCGCTGCCGGGAACGACGAACAACGGCTGAATGAAGTCGGTCGGATGCAGATGTGTTTCCCGCACGAGACTCCTCAGCATGGGTGTGCGGCGAAGCCTGCGGGGGCGATCAATGGGAAAGCTCATGGTTCAGTTTTTCGAGAATTTCTTCAACGGCCTGACGGTCCTGACCTGCGAAAGCGACGGCAATGGCGCGGGCGAGCGTAAGATCACTGCCATCGGCTGCTGCGCGGCGCATGTTGGCGACAATCAGACTCGTCACCTTTTTCATCATAGAGCGGGAGAATTTATCGACCTCTTCAAGGTCTTCTGCGCGAAAGTGATGTGCCTGATGCTCAACTTCAGAAGCACGAATACTTTCGAGCGCAATCTGCAGCTGCTGAATGCTCGGCGCGATGCGATTCTGACGATACCACTCAGAGAACTCGGCGACTTCTTTGTCTACGATGTCTTCAGCGCGGACGGCCTCTTTTTCGCGAGCCTTGATGTTCGTGGCGACAAGCTCCTGGAAGTCGTCCACGGTGTAGAGATAGACTTCGTCGTGCTGCGCGAAATCCGGATCGACGTCGCGGGGCACGGCAAGGTCGAGGAACAACAGCGGGCGTTTACGTGAACGCAAGGAGCTTCCAGCAGTATCCAGCGAAATCACCGGAGCTTGAGAGGAAGTGGCACTCACAACTATATCCGCCCATGCCAAATCGTCGGCGGAAGGTGGAAACGAAGTGGCTTGGCCACCGATGCTATCGGCGAATTGCAGTGCGTTCTCGGCGGTCCGATTACTGACACGCCAATTGCGCGCACCGACATCGGCGAGATATTTCGCCGCGAGCCGGGAGGTTTCGCCGGCACCAACGAGCAGAATGTTCTTCTCATCAAGCTTGCGGAAGAGTCTCTGCGCGAGTTCGATGGCCGCATAGGCGACGGAGACCGCACCCTGCGAGATCGCGGTGCGAGTGCGGACTTTCTTGCCGCAGAAAATGGCATGAGTAAAAAGCTTGTTCAAGATGCCGCTCGTGCCGGCGAGTTCAAGAGCGGCAGCGTATGCCGTTTTTACTTGAGCAAGGATTTGAATCTCGCCGAGCATCTGGGAATCGAGACCGGAAGCGACGCGAAAGAGGTGACGCACGGCGGCGGTATCCCGATGCACGTATGCAACATTGGCCTCGGCAAGCTCCAAGCCGCAGATATCCGCATAGAGCGCGCGTAACTCAGACTCTTCAAAATGGTAGGTCGGAGACAGATACAATTCGGCGCGATTACAGGTGGACAGGATAACGGCGCCTTCAATGTTCGGATGCCGCACCAGTTGCTGAATCAAGGCAGGCAGCGCGTCGGGTGAAACGGCGGCGCGTTCGCGGAGACCAAGCGAAGCCGAGTGATGATTGAGACCGATCATCTCAAGTTTCATGACTGGCCCCGGAAGAAAATTTGGGTGACGGAGCCTGCGAGCAGGAAGAACATCAAGGCGGTCAGTGCGACTGTCAGCTTGGCCTGTCTCTGGTCACCCAGCCAGTTTTTTCGTTCTGAAATCGCGAGAATTGTCGCCACGAACCAAAGGGCGAACATCTCATGCAGGTGGTTGAAGAAGCTGGGCGTGCCGGCACGCTGGATGAACATAAAGACGGTGGATGAAGCGAAACTGATGGTGATGAGCAGCCAGCCGTTGTAAACCGCGAGCGCGCGCAATCTGTGCATATCTTCCATCGAGGGAAGAGCCGTGAATAGCCGTCCGAATTTGCGCTGGACAAGCACTCTCCGCAGGAGAATCGCACCGGCGCTGTAAACGCCGCTGCCGAAGAGCATTGCGACTCCGGCGGTGGAGAGAACGATATGGACGGCGGACCAGATCGAGTGAAGTTCTCGCGGACCTTCCGTGTGCCGCAGTCCGCCCGCCACACCGGTCAGCAGCAGGACGGTGACAATCACGATGGGCAAAACCGTGAGCATGCGTTGTGAGATACGACGTTCAACGAGCAATTGATCCATCCAGACCAGAAACGCGAGGAAGACGCTGATCTGTCCTGCCGTAAGAATCGGAAGTTGGCGCTGGTCGATACTAAGGAGCGTCAGCCACAACGCATACAGAGCCGCGGCTATCCAGCCCACGCGGACGGCGATTTTTTCGAGGTGTTCGTCGGGACGCTGGTAAAGCATCATCCAGAGCGAGAAAAGGCCGCCAAACACCAGGAGCATCAATCCGGGGAAAAGTGCGTAGATGAACATATCAGGCCATCCTCCACTGCGCGAGCAGCGTGCGCGCGACGCGGAAAGCGTCTTTTGCACAACCATTGACCGACACGCCTCGATAGCCTGCTCCCGTCAGGATAAATCCCGGAAGTTGTCTTTCGAGAAGCTCCAGTTCTCCGATACGGCTTAGATGACCTTGCGTATACTGGGCAATGCCCTTAGGGTGACGGAAAATCCGACGGAAGCAAGGCGCGCTCTTCACGTTGTACAAACGGCGGTGCTCGTCGGCGGCGATTTGCTCAACTTCGTGATCTTTCAGGTCCACTATCTGGGGATCATGCGCTCCGCCGATCATGGTGCGAAGCAGATGGAATCCGTGCGGAGCCTGATTGGGGAAGATGGCATCGCACCAGAGCGATCCCAGTGCGCGGTAGTCCTCACCGCGCGGGATTAAGACTCCGAAACCATCCAGAGGATGACCGACATCAGCGATGGGATGCGCGTGGGCGACCACATCGATTGGAGCGTAGGGAATTTCCCGTAGCGCTGAGGCGGCGTTTGAGGACACAGCATTGAGAATCTCGGCTGCGGCGTATGCGGGACATGCGAGGACGACGGCGTCCGCCGTAAGGGTTCTGCCTTTTGCGTGAACCTCAAAGACTTCACCACGCGGCCGCAAGGACTGGACGGGCGAGTTCGTAATGATGTCAGCGGCAAGCTGCTGTGCGAGAGTCTCGGTAAGTTCACCCATGCCGTTACGAAACGTCGTGAGCGTCGCGGCCGCTCCGGCAGGTCCGCCCGTCAATTCGCCGGACTGTTTGGCAGCACGCTTCTTCGCGATCATCGCGCGCATCAGACCGCCGTACTCGGTTTCCATCTCAACCATTTTAGGAAAGACGGCGCGCAACGAAAGTTCTTTGGCGTTGCCCGCGAAGATTCCGGAAACCATCGGGTCGATCATGTATTGCGCGAAGTCTTCTCCAAGGCGACGCCTGGCGAAGTCATAGACGGATTCGTCATAACCATTGCGCTTGGCCGGAATAACCGGTTCGAGCGCCATGCGCAGTTTTGCTCCGACAGGCAGGATGTCCGACTGCAGGAACGAGCGCGGAGAGAGCGGCACTTCGCGCATCTTGCCATGATGATAGATGAAGCGCTTGCTCGCGTGTCCGGAGGCACGCACCAGCCGCTGCTCGAGGCCGAGAAGTTTGACAAGCTCAAGCGTCGCAGGTTCATTGTCGAGGAAACCGTTCGGTCCCCATTCGCAGAGAAAGCCTTCGGCGAGTTCCGTGCGCGTCGCGCCACCAGTGAAAGCTGCGGCTTCCAGAATAGTCACCTGCGGGTCTGCTCCGCGTTCGCGCGCGAGGGTGCGAATCAGAAAGGCGCTGGCCAGTCCGGCGACACCTCCGCCGATTACCACGACGCTTGGCCGAAGGGGATTAGCAGGCAACGGCATGACAGGACTCCCGCAACAAATTGAGTAACGCAGCGGAGAAGCGCGTGTCGTCATTGAAGACGCGCACGCGAACATACTTCTTGACACCCTTCCGCTCAACAATTTCCTTAGCAACGGAATCGAGATCGTAGAGTGTTTCGAGACAGTCGGAAACGAAGCTCAGGGGCATCATGACGATGGGATCGTCACATTGGGTCCATTCAGAGAGCACATCTTCCATATATGGTTTCGTCCATTCGACGGGTCCGACTTTGCTTTGATAGGCAACTATCCAGCGCGTTCCGTGCGGCAAGCTCCGCGCGAGTTTTTCCGCTGTAGCACAGACGCGGTCAGGGTAGTCGTCACCTCGGTTTACATAGATTTTCGGAATGCCGTGAGCAACAAACATGACGCGCGCGCGCGGACCTGCTTCCGACAGAGCATCGCGAAGGTAGTCCCACCAGATCGCCAGCATGCTCTCCTCCTGTCCCCAGTCTTCAATGTAGTCGAACGTCAGGTGACAGGACTTAGCTGCTCGTCGGACTTCTTTCATCACCGAACCGGTCATCGTGTGCGTGTAGTGGGGGAAAAGCGGAATGACGTTGAGATGACGGATGCCTTTTCCGGCGAGCGCGGCAATCGCTTCAGGGATCGTCGGCGAAATATAGCGGAATGCCCACATCACCTCGGTTTGTTCGCCGCGCAGGGAGAGTTCGTTCAAGATGTTTTGTCGAAGAGCTTCCGTCCAATCGAAAAGCGGACTGTAACCGCCAATGCCTTCATATCGCTCGGCGACTTCTGATGCGCGGCTCCGTGCAATGAGCGACGCAAGCGGCTTGCGGATAATCGCCGGAAGGTCAATGATCGCGGGATCGCTGAAGATTTCACGCAAATAGGGTTCTACGTCGATGCGGCGGGCGGGGCCGCCCATATTTACCAGTAGGATTGCTTCACTCATCATCTATTCCTACAAGGTTTTCGAGTAGACGACGTTCGCCTGATCGGCGAGGTAGCGATCAAAGGGCATGGCAAGGTTCCTTACGAAGAGCTGCCCAAGCGGCGTGACGCGAAATCCGCCGTTGTCGCGTTTGACCAGCCCGCTGCTCTCGAAGGAGGAGATGTGATCGATTGCCGAGTTCATTCTTGCCACGAATTCGTCACCAAGCTCGTGCATATGCTTGGGCAAGTTGATCTCAAGATTGCACATCAAGTGGTTGATAATCTGTTTGGTTGTCCGGTCATCGGCACTCAGTTCGTGTCCGCGCTCGAGGGGCAGGCGGCCCGCTTCAACCGCGTCAGCGTAGGCTTCCGGTGAGGGGATATTCTGAGTGAAGAGATTGCGAAACTCGCTGATTCCGGAGCAGCCGAGTCCGAGCAGTTCAAGGCCGCGCGTGGTGGTATAGCCCATGAAGTTGCGCCAGAGACGGCCTTGATTCTGAGCGAGGGTCAGATCATCGTCGGGCAGCGCGAAGTGATCCATGCCGATGCCCACATAGCCGGAGTCACCGAGCACGCGATGGGCATCGAAGATCATGCCGAGGCGCTCACGCGAGGAGGGCAGATCATTCTCGTCGATGGCGCGCTGATGTTTCATCCGCGACGGCAGGTGAGCGTAACCGAAGCAAGCAAGTCGGTCAGGCCGCAATCCGGCCACGGCTTGCAGGGTTTCCAACCATGTTGTGCGCGTTTGACGGGGCAGCCCGTAAATCAGATCAATGTTGATGCTCGTGAAGCCGTACTCGCGGGCGCGGGTGATGAATCCGGTGATCTCATGTAAATTGTACTCACGCCGCACGGCTGCCTGCACTTCAGGATTCAGATCCTGCAATCCGGCGGAAATGCGGCGGAAGCCGCGTGCGGCAAGCAGCTCGAGATGTTCGTCGGTGGTGACACGTGGATCCACTTCAACGGAACGATCCGCGACGGGTGCACCGGGGATTTTCTCAATCAACAGATCAAGCATGCCCGCCAAGCGATTCAGCGGAACATATGTGGGAGTTCCGCCGCCCAAGTGCAATTGACTGTGGCGAACAGGGCGCACGAACTTGCTTGTGACCAGCCGGATTTCACTTTCGAGCGCATCCATGTATCTATTCATGCGCGACTCGTCATGGGTGATGTGCGCGTTGCAGCCGCAATAGAGGCAGCGTTGACGGCAGAACGGCAGGTGCACGTAGACGGCGATACTCTCTTGCTCTTGTCCCAGCCTGTGTAAAGCATCTACAAACGCTTCTTCGCGGACCGGAGCATGCCATACGGGAACAGTCGGATAAGAGGTATATCGCGGCCCGCGGCCATCCAGCTCGTTGACCAGCGCGAAGGCTCGCTCTTCAGAGATGTCGTGCCAGCTTAAGCGGTTCATGTCTATTCTCCGCGAATTTCATCGAGCAGAATGTCGACGTGCTCGATAGGCGTTTCGGGCAGAATCCCGTGGCCAAGATTGAAGATGTGGCCGCGCTGCGGCGCCTCATTCAGAATCTGACGAGTGCGCGCGCGGATCGTCCGCTCATCGGTCAGCAGCAGGATGGGATCAAGGTTTCCTTGCAGTGCGACACGCTGACCGAAGCGGCGGCCTGCCTGCTCAAAACTCATGCGCCAATCCAGGCCGTAAACAGTTGCTCCAACCTTCGCCGCAGACTCAAGGTGCATACCGTTCAGAACGAAGTAGGTGAGCGGGACGTCGAGCGATCTCAATTCGGAGAAAATCCGCTGCAAGTGCGGCAGACTGAACTCTGCGTATTCGTCGTCCGTGAGAATCCCCCCCCACGTGTCGAACAGCTGGAGCGCATCGGCACCGGCCTCGACTTGCGCGCGCAGATAAGAGATGGTTAACGTGCTGAGTTTCTCCATGAGCTCGGAGAACGCGTGCGAGTCCGCATACATCATCCGTTTCGTGCGCCTGAAGGGATCGGGCTTGCCGCCTTCAATCAGATAACAGCCCACGGTGAAGGGTGAACCTGCAAAGCCGATCAGGGCTTTGTCATCGGGAAGCTCGCGACGAATCAATTTGACGGCATCGAGAACTTGGCCGAGTTCTTCCCGCGGGTCGAAGTCCCGCAGTTTGGAAACGTCGTTGTGCGCACGCACCGGCCGCTCAATCACAGGGCCGTGTCCACTGTCGAAGTGCAATCCTGCTCCGAGGGGAATTGCAAGCAACAGGATGTCGCTGAAGAGGATGGCGGCGTCGAAATCGAAGCGGCGAATCGGTTGCAGGGTAACCTCGCAAGCCAGTTCAGGTGTGTAGCAGACGGAGATGAAATCGTGCCGTTCTCGTACGGCGCGATACTCGGGAAGATAACGTCCCGCCTGCCGCATGAGCCATACGGGAGGAATGGCGAGCGCTTCACCGCGTGCGGCACGCACATACTTGGAGGTTGCGGTGCGCTGTTCAGATACAGGTTTCATTGCGGAAATGACTTCAGACATGATCGGGCTCGTGTTGCATGAGACTCGCGCGAACGGCTTTCGTGATGGATAGTGCGTCGGGGTGAGTGGCTGTAGAGATTCGTGAGTGTCCAAGTGCGCTTAGTGCACGTTGAGTCGTCGGGCCGATGGCAATGGCCGCGAAGGGCCACGGCAACGGCAGAGCGCGGTGAAGTGCATGCACGGCACTCGGTGCAAAAAAGACTGCTGCGTCCACCGGAAGATGCGATTGCAGTTGCCGGGAAAGTTCGCGTGGCTCGCGTGCAATCGTGCGATAGACCGGCAGCGCGTGTATTAATAGACCATTGCTGCGGCAGATGTCCGCAAAATCCGATCTGTGCTGGTCTGGACACGGATAGAGCAGTTGCGTCCCGAGCGGGAGCGTGCGGCTCAACTCTTCCGCGAGGTGCGCTCCGGTTCCCACCGAGGAGATGACTTCAGGCTCTTGAGCGAAGTACACTCGCACGGCGTTGGCGGTTGACTCACCGACGGCTGCAATCATGACGTCGAAGGGTAGAACCTGTTTTGTGCTCCGGAGTGCTTCAAAGAGTCCGCGCACACCGTTCGCGCTGGTGAAGGCAACCCACGGCGTGGCGATTTCCAGCTTTTCGGGAGTGATATACTCTGTTGTGGTGGCCGGAAGAGCCGAGCAAGCGAAGCCTTCCGCGTGCAGAAGGTCGCAGAGTTCGCTGCAGAGTTCCGGTTGACGGATTAACAACACCCGCTGGAGCATGCCTGACTCTGGGAAAGTTCGGTGAAGAGTTCCTGCGGCAACGCATCAGGCAGATTGCCGCGCACGGTGGCGCGCACTGGCCCGGACAGCGCGTCAAACCAGAAACCTTCCATGATCCACACGTCGCCGTTACGGGATGCGTATGCGCCTAACGGCAAGCCGCATCCGCCGCCAAACAGGGCCTGCAATTGCCGCTCGA
Encoded here:
- the hemG gene encoding protoporphyrinogen oxidase, with the translated sequence MPLPANPLRPSVVVIGGGVAGLASAFLIRTLARERGADPQVTILEAAAFTGGATRTELAEGFLCEWGPNGFLDNEPATLELVKLLGLEQRLVRASGHASKRFIYHHGKMREVPLSPRSFLQSDILPVGAKLRMALEPVIPAKRNGYDESVYDFARRRLGEDFAQYMIDPMVSGIFAGNAKELSLRAVFPKMVEMETEYGGLMRAMIAKKRAAKQSGELTGGPAGAAATLTTFRNGMGELTETLAQQLAADIITNSPVQSLRPRGEVFEVHAKGRTLTADAVVLACPAYAAAEILNAVSSNAASALREIPYAPIDVVAHAHPIADVGHPLDGFGVLIPRGEDYRALGSLWCDAIFPNQAPHGFHLLRTMIGGAHDPQIVDLKDHEVEQIAADEHRRLYNVKSAPCFRRIFRHPKGIAQYTQGHLSRIGELELLERQLPGFILTGAGYRGVSVNGCAKDAFRVARTLLAQWRMA
- the hemL gene encoding glutamate-1-semialdehyde 2,1-aminomutase; protein product: MPNDAILTESARSIEQSEEWFTRAQRVLPGGVNSPVRAFKSVGGQPPVMASARGAVLVDVDENEYIDYIGSWGPMILGHGARPVVEAVHRAVDKAFSYGAPSTPEVLLAEEITARVPGLQMVRFVNSGTEATMSAIRLARAVTKRDVIVKFSGGYHGHADSFLVQAGSGAATFGLPDSPGVTRGAAQDTRCAIYNDLASVRAIFDAEPREIAAVIVEPVAGNVGCIPPASGFLEGLRTLCDEFGALLIYDEVMTGFRVARGGAIERYGVMPDLATFGKVIGGGLPVGAYGGRSDLMSHVAPQGTVYQAGTLSGNPLAMSAGLATLAQLDAGVYDLLEERSAKLEAGLLKVCADAHVPALVQRVGSMLTLFFADHKIQNYADAQRADHVRFRKFFHAMLDHGVHLPPSGYECWFVSLAHDDQIIERTIQAARDALTVT
- the hemB gene encoding porphobilinogen synthase; the protein is MSFPIDRPRRLRRTPMLRSLVRETHLHPTDFIQPLFVVPGSDVKHEISSLPGQFHWSVDRVTEIAGRCYHAGVPGVILFGVPTHKDAIGSAAFDDNAEVQRAVRAIKQAYPDLLVITDVCLCEYTDHGHCGAIHDTDVDNDATLELLAKTALSHARAGADVVAPSDMMDGRVGAIRHSLDEHGFSHIPILSYAVKYASAFYGPFRVAVDSAPQFGDRRGYQMDPANADEALREAELDLAEGADMLMVKPGIAYLDILHTIKEKFRRPTAAYHVSGEYAMIEAAAQRGWVDRKRLILETLLAFKRAGADFILTYYAVEAAEWLNTESRHAE
- the hemA gene encoding glutamyl-tRNA reductase; protein product: MKLEMIGLNHHSASLGLRERAAVSPDALPALIQQLVRHPNIEGAVILSTCNRAELYLSPTYHFEESELRALYADICGLELAEANVAYVHRDTAAVRHLFRVASGLDSQMLGEIQILAQVKTAYAAALELAGTSGILNKLFTHAIFCGKKVRTRTAISQGAVSVAYAAIELAQRLFRKLDEKNILLVGAGETSRLAAKYLADVGARNWRVSNRTAENALQFADSIGGQATSFPPSADDLAWADIVVSATSSQAPVISLDTAGSSLRSRKRPLLFLDLAVPRDVDPDFAQHDEVYLYTVDDFQELVATNIKAREKEAVRAEDIVDKEVAEFSEWYRQNRIAPSIQQLQIALESIRASEVEHQAHHFRAEDLEEVDKFSRSMMKKVTSLIVANMRRAAADGSDLTLARAIAVAFAGQDRQAVEEILEKLNHELSH
- a CDS encoding response regulator transcription factor produces the protein MSDRILIVEDEAHIAAGLKLNLEAEGFETAHVADGITAISEILSGKHDLVLLDVMLPGASGFDVCERVRAKGNHVPILFLTARDSDDARVRGLELGGDDYITKPFSIRELIQRVRAIFRRNEWYRQIPERGALLKIGSSVVNLEAYSAETPAGPVALTQKECMLLKLLAEREGNVVTRDEIIETVWGYDRYPSTRTIDNLIVRLRKLFEDDARNPRHLHTVYAAGYKFTSAAAEG
- a CDS encoding HAMP domain-containing histidine kinase: MLGWLRTAWRQPKLPFRRHFVVFALISFFALAQLAWWAVFQYNEGRRLIETQNGYWQQQIVVAYMQRNTLGSEFDAWLATTFRDLEITPAGAIEVKPSARADLREFVHRRMRMFISEGAFFGLLVLVAVLYMFRTLREELDIEHRQSVFLSATSHELKTPITSLRMYLDTLRDRELPKEKRAELLAVMSLDLNRLNDLIDRLLQAQRVLTPGAALPLERVDISEETVRAVNELKDRIQFSGKHRLNVDTEYGLMAMADPRRWQLVVKNLVDNAVKYSPAGGMIDVYLARRDGKIELTVTDEGQGFEPDETKRIFERFYRIGNEDTRANQGVGLGLYLVKEIVQAMGGSVSAHSAGKGKGSQFVVTIPAAQDELHV